In the Deinococcus misasensis DSM 22328 genome, one interval contains:
- a CDS encoding glycosyltransferase family 2 protein encodes MSFLPLLEVLILLYFAVLNSIYAISVLIASRVMILQARRGERVILKTYLEREYYKPISVLVPGYNEEATIVASVHSFLNLQYPEFEVIVINDGSKDQTMQVLIEEFGLEATMEYPSRILSTQEIRGLYRAPAHPNLLVIDKANGGKADALNAGIVYATKPLFCAVDADSLLEAEALLRVARQFLEDDSLVAVGGTIRVLNGADFAGDVVETLHAPRSWMERIQVVEYTRAFLAGRSTFSELGVLLIISGAFGLFSRKAVLDVGGYRTDTVGEDMELVVRLHREMREKRKPYSVRYMMDPICWTQVPNDWGTLKRQRNRWHRGLLETLWRHRRMFLNPRYGRIGFFSMPFYLIFEALAPLIEILGYVFMVYLAVTGQLNLIFAVGFLVMALLYGVLVSVASLGIEGFMVKRYASQKDRARIMLATIVEQLGYRQILAWERVKAFVDLYRKKGQWGSMTRQKIPR; translated from the coding sequence CCTGCAAGCCCGTCGGGGTGAACGGGTGATTCTGAAAACCTATCTGGAACGGGAGTATTACAAACCCATCAGTGTGCTGGTGCCGGGCTACAACGAGGAGGCCACCATTGTGGCTTCGGTGCATTCTTTTTTGAACCTGCAATACCCCGAGTTTGAAGTGATTGTGATCAATGACGGATCAAAAGACCAGACCATGCAGGTCCTGATCGAGGAATTTGGGCTGGAAGCCACCATGGAATACCCTTCCAGAATCCTTTCCACGCAGGAAATCCGGGGCCTTTACCGTGCCCCTGCCCATCCCAACTTGCTGGTGATCGACAAGGCCAACGGAGGCAAAGCTGACGCCCTCAACGCAGGCATCGTGTATGCCACCAAACCCCTGTTCTGTGCGGTGGATGCAGACAGTTTGCTGGAGGCCGAAGCCCTTTTGCGGGTGGCCCGGCAGTTTCTGGAAGACGACTCTCTGGTGGCGGTGGGGGGCACCATTCGGGTGCTCAACGGTGCCGATTTTGCAGGGGATGTGGTGGAAACCCTGCATGCCCCGAGAAGCTGGATGGAACGCATTCAGGTCGTGGAGTACACCCGGGCTTTTCTGGCTGGAAGGTCCACCTTCAGTGAACTGGGGGTGCTTTTGATCATCTCTGGTGCTTTTGGACTGTTTTCCAGAAAGGCTGTGCTGGATGTGGGCGGTTACCGCACCGACACCGTGGGTGAAGACATGGAACTGGTGGTCCGCTTGCACCGCGAAATGCGTGAAAAACGCAAACCCTACAGTGTGCGCTACATGATGGATCCCATCTGCTGGACGCAGGTCCCCAACGATTGGGGCACCCTCAAACGCCAGAGGAACCGCTGGCACCGTGGACTTCTGGAAACCCTCTGGAGGCACCGCCGGATGTTTCTGAATCCCCGTTATGGCCGGATCGGGTTTTTCAGCATGCCGTTTTATCTGATTTTTGAAGCCCTCGCACCCCTGATTGAAATTCTGGGTTATGTGTTCATGGTGTATCTGGCGGTCACAGGGCAACTGAACCTGATTTTTGCTGTGGGTTTTCTGGTGATGGCATTGCTGTATGGGGTGCTGGTCAGCGTGGCCTCTCTGGGCATCGAGGGCTTCATGGTGAAACGCTATGCCAGCCAGAAAGACCGGGCCAGAATCATGCTGGCAACCATCGTGGAACAACTGGGTTACCGGCAGATTCTGGCGTGGGAAAGGGTCAAGGCTTTTGTGGACCTGTACCGCAAAAAAGGACAGTGGGGTTCCATGACCCGGCAAAAAATCCCAAGGTGA